One window of the Salvelinus alpinus chromosome 13, SLU_Salpinus.1, whole genome shotgun sequence genome contains the following:
- the LOC139538072 gene encoding protein orai-2-like isoform X4, whose amino-acid sequence MSSELNVPKGSPAPGGFERMPEGGGMDYRDWVRRSYLELVTSNHHSVQALSWRKLYLSRAKLKASSRTSALLSGFAMVAMVEVQLEIQYNYPRMLLIAFSVCTTVLVAVHLLALLISTCILPNVEAVSNIHNLNSVSESPHERMHHYIELAWGFSTALGILLFLAEVVLLCWIKFLPVDSSSANQVAVAAAELALSKLNCSSPALPPKPTPPPGHSGWQAALASTIIMVPVGVIFVVFTIHFYRSLVSHKTERHHQEIEELHKIKVLLDGCERGLQAV is encoded by the exons ATGAGCAGTGAGCTGAACGTGCCCAAGGGCTCCCCAGCCCCGGGGGGCTTTGAGCGGATGCccgagggtggagggatggactACAGGGACTGGGTGCGCCGCAGCTACCTGGAGCTGGTCACCTCCAACCACCACTCTGTGCAGGCGCTGTCTTGGAGGAAGCTCTACTTGAGCCGGGCCAAACTGAAAGCCTCCAGCCGCACCTCTGCCCTGCTCTCTGGCTTCGCTATG GTGGCAATGGTGGAGGTCCAGTTGGAGATCCAGTACAACTACCCGCGAATGCTCCTCATTGCCTTTAGCGTGTGTACTACGGTGCTGGTGGCCGTGCACCTGCTCGCCCTGCTCATCAGCACCTGCATCCTACCCAACGTGGAGGCAGTCAGCAATATCCACAACCTCAACTCAGTCAGCGAGTCACCCCACGAGCGCATGCACCACTACATTGAGCTGGCCTGGGGCTTCTCCACTGCCCTGGGCATCCTGCTTTTCCTGGCAGAGGTAGTGCTGCTCTGCTGGATCAAGTTCCTGCCCGTGGACTCTAGTTCCGCCAACCAGGTGGCGGTGGCTGCCGCAGAGCTGGCACTATCCAAGCTGAACTGTAGCAGCCCTGCCCTGCCACCCAAGCCCACCCCTCCGCCAGGGCACAGTGGCTGGCAGGCAGCCCTGGCCTCCACCATCATCATGGTGCCGGTGGGGGTTATCTTTGTGGTATTCACCATCCACTTCTACCGCTCGCTGGTGAGCCACAAGACAGAGCGCCACCACCAGGAGATCGAGGAACTGCACAAAATTAAGGTGCTGCTGGATGGGTGCGAGAGAGGCTTACAGGCAGTGTGA
- the LOC139538072 gene encoding protein orai-2-like isoform X3: MKATHKTSEAQPFAMSSELNVPKGSPAPGGFERMPEGGGMDYRDWVRRSYLELVTSNHHSVQALSWRKLYLSRAKLKASSRTSALLSGFAMVAMVEVQLEIQYNYPRMLLIAFSVCTTVLVAVHLLALLISTCILPNVEAVSNIHNLNSVSESPHERMHHYIELAWGFSTALGILLFLAEVVLLCWIKFLPVDSSSANQVAVAAAELALSKLNCSSPALPPKPTPPPGHSGWQAALASTIIMVPVGVIFVVFTIHFYRSLVSHKTERHHQEIEELHKIKVLLDGCERGLQAV, from the exons ATGAAAGCCACTCATAAAACAAGCGAAGCCCAGCCAT TTGCCATGAGCAGTGAGCTGAACGTGCCCAAGGGCTCCCCAGCCCCGGGGGGCTTTGAGCGGATGCccgagggtggagggatggactACAGGGACTGGGTGCGCCGCAGCTACCTGGAGCTGGTCACCTCCAACCACCACTCTGTGCAGGCGCTGTCTTGGAGGAAGCTCTACTTGAGCCGGGCCAAACTGAAAGCCTCCAGCCGCACCTCTGCCCTGCTCTCTGGCTTCGCTATG GTGGCAATGGTGGAGGTCCAGTTGGAGATCCAGTACAACTACCCGCGAATGCTCCTCATTGCCTTTAGCGTGTGTACTACGGTGCTGGTGGCCGTGCACCTGCTCGCCCTGCTCATCAGCACCTGCATCCTACCCAACGTGGAGGCAGTCAGCAATATCCACAACCTCAACTCAGTCAGCGAGTCACCCCACGAGCGCATGCACCACTACATTGAGCTGGCCTGGGGCTTCTCCACTGCCCTGGGCATCCTGCTTTTCCTGGCAGAGGTAGTGCTGCTCTGCTGGATCAAGTTCCTGCCCGTGGACTCTAGTTCCGCCAACCAGGTGGCGGTGGCTGCCGCAGAGCTGGCACTATCCAAGCTGAACTGTAGCAGCCCTGCCCTGCCACCCAAGCCCACCCCTCCGCCAGGGCACAGTGGCTGGCAGGCAGCCCTGGCCTCCACCATCATCATGGTGCCGGTGGGGGTTATCTTTGTGGTATTCACCATCCACTTCTACCGCTCGCTGGTGAGCCACAAGACAGAGCGCCACCACCAGGAGATCGAGGAACTGCACAAAATTAAGGTGCTGCTGGATGGGTGCGAGAGAGGCTTACAGGCAGTGTGA
- the LOC139538072 gene encoding protein orai-2-like isoform X1: MPTAGMSTRELNVNLFSVSCLVLENLAVRPTGLTTTSNHASPGSPQIGLLNPWDRLRPATWTADETGFAQPKNFCSTLREAYLHARRPNQGLGLAAVRLCKRLQWTNAHLRWPLASWRCALFKDESRFQLYQADGRQPVWCCVGKRFADVNVVNRAPWWGYVAMSSELNVPKGSPAPGGFERMPEGGGMDYRDWVRRSYLELVTSNHHSVQALSWRKLYLSRAKLKASSRTSALLSGFAMVAMVEVQLEIQYNYPRMLLIAFSVCTTVLVAVHLLALLISTCILPNVEAVSNIHNLNSVSESPHERMHHYIELAWGFSTALGILLFLAEVVLLCWIKFLPVDSSSANQVAVAAAELALSKLNCSSPALPPKPTPPPGHSGWQAALASTIIMVPVGVIFVVFTIHFYRSLVSHKTERHHQEIEELHKIKVLLDGCERGLQAV, from the exons atgccaactgcaggaatgtctaccagagaattgaatgttaatttgttTTCCGTAAGCTgcctcgttttagagaatttggcagttcgtccaaccggccttacaaccacgagtaaccacgccagcccaggatctccacaaATCGGGCTGCTTAACccgtgggatcgtctgagaccagccacctggacagctgatgaaactgggtttgcacaaccgaagaatttctgctcAACTCTCAGGGAAGCTTATCTGCATGCTCGTCGGCCTAACCAGGGTCTTGGCCTGGCTGCAGTTCGGCTTTGTAAACGACTTCAGtggacaaatgctcaccttcgatggccactggcaagcTGGAGATGTGCGCTCTTcaaggatgaatcccggtttcaactttaccaggcagatggcagacagcctgtatggtgttgtgtgggcaagcggtttgctgatgtcaacgttgtgaacagggccccatggtggggttatg TTGCCATGAGCAGTGAGCTGAACGTGCCCAAGGGCTCCCCAGCCCCGGGGGGCTTTGAGCGGATGCccgagggtggagggatggactACAGGGACTGGGTGCGCCGCAGCTACCTGGAGCTGGTCACCTCCAACCACCACTCTGTGCAGGCGCTGTCTTGGAGGAAGCTCTACTTGAGCCGGGCCAAACTGAAAGCCTCCAGCCGCACCTCTGCCCTGCTCTCTGGCTTCGCTATG GTGGCAATGGTGGAGGTCCAGTTGGAGATCCAGTACAACTACCCGCGAATGCTCCTCATTGCCTTTAGCGTGTGTACTACGGTGCTGGTGGCCGTGCACCTGCTCGCCCTGCTCATCAGCACCTGCATCCTACCCAACGTGGAGGCAGTCAGCAATATCCACAACCTCAACTCAGTCAGCGAGTCACCCCACGAGCGCATGCACCACTACATTGAGCTGGCCTGGGGCTTCTCCACTGCCCTGGGCATCCTGCTTTTCCTGGCAGAGGTAGTGCTGCTCTGCTGGATCAAGTTCCTGCCCGTGGACTCTAGTTCCGCCAACCAGGTGGCGGTGGCTGCCGCAGAGCTGGCACTATCCAAGCTGAACTGTAGCAGCCCTGCCCTGCCACCCAAGCCCACCCCTCCGCCAGGGCACAGTGGCTGGCAGGCAGCCCTGGCCTCCACCATCATCATGGTGCCGGTGGGGGTTATCTTTGTGGTATTCACCATCCACTTCTACCGCTCGCTGGTGAGCCACAAGACAGAGCGCCACCACCAGGAGATCGAGGAACTGCACAAAATTAAGGTGCTGCTGGATGGGTGCGAGAGAGGCTTACAGGCAGTGTGA
- the LOC139538072 gene encoding protein orai-2-like isoform X2, translating to MPTAGMSTRELNVNLFSVSCLVLENLAVRPTGLTTTSNHASPGSPQIGLLNPWDRLRPATWTADETGFAQPKNFCSTLREAYLHARRPNQGLGLAAVRLCKRLQWTNAHLRWPLASWRCALFKDESRFQLYQADGRQPVWCCVGKRFADVNVVNRAPWWGYVAMSSELNVPKGSPAPGGFERMPEGGGMDYRDWVRRSYLELVTSNHHSVQALSWRKLYLSRAKLKASSRTSALLSGFAMVAMVEVQLEIQYNYPRMLLIAFSVCTTVLVAVHLLALLISTCILPNVEAVSNIHNLNSVSESPHERMHHYIELAWGFSTALGILLFLAEVVLLCWIKFLPVDSSSANQVAVAAAELALSKLNCSSPALPPKPTPPPGHSGWQAALASTIIMVPVGVIFVVFTIHFYRSLVSHKTERHHQEIEELHKIKDNDPTHLKAV from the exons atgccaactgcaggaatgtctaccagagaattgaatgttaatttgttTTCCGTAAGCTgcctcgttttagagaatttggcagttcgtccaaccggccttacaaccacgagtaaccacgccagcccaggatctccacaaATCGGGCTGCTTAACccgtgggatcgtctgagaccagccacctggacagctgatgaaactgggtttgcacaaccgaagaatttctgctcAACTCTCAGGGAAGCTTATCTGCATGCTCGTCGGCCTAACCAGGGTCTTGGCCTGGCTGCAGTTCGGCTTTGTAAACGACTTCAGtggacaaatgctcaccttcgatggccactggcaagcTGGAGATGTGCGCTCTTcaaggatgaatcccggtttcaactttaccaggcagatggcagacagcctgtatggtgttgtgtgggcaagcggtttgctgatgtcaacgttgtgaacagggccccatggtggggttatg TTGCCATGAGCAGTGAGCTGAACGTGCCCAAGGGCTCCCCAGCCCCGGGGGGCTTTGAGCGGATGCccgagggtggagggatggactACAGGGACTGGGTGCGCCGCAGCTACCTGGAGCTGGTCACCTCCAACCACCACTCTGTGCAGGCGCTGTCTTGGAGGAAGCTCTACTTGAGCCGGGCCAAACTGAAAGCCTCCAGCCGCACCTCTGCCCTGCTCTCTGGCTTCGCTATG GTGGCAATGGTGGAGGTCCAGTTGGAGATCCAGTACAACTACCCGCGAATGCTCCTCATTGCCTTTAGCGTGTGTACTACGGTGCTGGTGGCCGTGCACCTGCTCGCCCTGCTCATCAGCACCTGCATCCTACCCAACGTGGAGGCAGTCAGCAATATCCACAACCTCAACTCAGTCAGCGAGTCACCCCACGAGCGCATGCACCACTACATTGAGCTGGCCTGGGGCTTCTCCACTGCCCTGGGCATCCTGCTTTTCCTGGCAGAGGTAGTGCTGCTCTGCTGGATCAAGTTCCTGCCCGTGGACTCTAGTTCCGCCAACCAGGTGGCGGTGGCTGCCGCAGAGCTGGCACTATCCAAGCTGAACTGTAGCAGCCCTGCCCTGCCACCCAAGCCCACCCCTCCGCCAGGGCACAGTGGCTGGCAGGCAGCCCTGGCCTCCACCATCATCATGGTGCCGGTGGGGGTTATCTTTGTGGTATTCACCATCCACTTCTACCGCTCGCTGGTGAGCCACAAGACAGAGCGCCACCACCAGGAGATCGAGGAACTGCACAAAATTAAG